The following are encoded in a window of Carya illinoinensis cultivar Pawnee chromosome 15, C.illinoinensisPawnee_v1, whole genome shotgun sequence genomic DNA:
- the LOC122296425 gene encoding TMV resistance protein N-like, with the protein MSSSMAFQLGASSSFSCPSIHSWNHDVFLSFKGKDVRHNFISHLNRALRQSGIKTYMDGVDLERGEQISSELFKAIEESQILIVVLSKNYAEFRWCLDELLKILECKKIKKQIVLPIFYKVKPSEVREQKGRFGEAFIKLGKKIKDAKKSLLESWKEALEEVVNLSGLEYLAIE; encoded by the coding sequence ATGAGTTCTTCCATGGCCTTTCAATTAGGAGCTTCTTCCTCCTTTTCATGTCCTTCCATCCATTCATGGAATCATGATGTATTCTTGAGTTTTAAAGGTAAAGATGTTCGCCACAACTTTATTTCTCATCTAAATCGTGCTTTGCGTCAAAGTGGAATCAAGACTTACATGGATGGCGTCGACCTTGAAAGAGGAGAACAAATTTCGTCAGAACTTTTCAAAGCTATTGAAGAGTCACAAATTTTGATCGTTGTATTATCTAAAAACTATGCAGAATTTAGATGGTGCTTAGACGAGCTATTGAAGATTCTTGAatgtaagaaaataaagaaacaaattgTTCTACCAATATTCTATAAGGTAAAACCGTCTGAAGTACGAGAACAAAAAGGAAGATTTGGAGAAGCATTCATTAAACTTGGAAAGAAAATCAAGGATGCCAAAAAGTCGCTGCTGGAATCCTGGAAGGAAGCTTTAGAAGAAGTAGTCAATTTGTCTGGATTGGAATATTTAGCTATCGAGTAA